Proteins encoded in a region of the Poecilia reticulata strain Guanapo linkage group LG14, Guppy_female_1.0+MT, whole genome shotgun sequence genome:
- the LOC103475857 gene encoding lysophosphatidic acid receptor 6, protein MELWNATDLEGKPSWPSSNCTVDTSYHFTFYQVSYSVIFLLGLATNSLALRRLCTSSCAMSSTAVYMASLSFADMFFVISLPMRIYYYHQKARAWSRTEDLTSWTPGAAFCQVTFILKYISLYGGIFFLVCIAVDRYFAVVHPLSPNLPFMKYFALTIYG, encoded by the exons ATGGAGCTGTGGAACGCAACGGATCTGGAGGGAAAACCAAGCTGGCCTTCGTCTAACTGCACTGTGGATACAAGCTACCACTTCACCTTCTATCAGGTGTCCTACAGCGTCATCTTCCTGCTGGGACTGGCCACCAACAGCCTGGCTCTGCGCAGACTCTGCACGTCCTCTTGTGCCATGAGCAGCACGGCCGTCTACATGGCCAGCCTGTCCTTCGCCGACATGTTCTTTGTGATCTCTCTGCCAATGAGGATCTACTACTACCACCAAAAGGCTCGAGCTTGGTCGAGGACTGAGGACCTGACCAGCTGGACTCCTGGAGCRGCTTTCTGCCAGGTCACCTTCATCCTCAAATACATCAGTTTGTACGGCGGGATCTTCTTCCTCGTGTGCATCGCGGTGGACCGATACTTTGCCGTCGTGCACCCTCTGTCGCCGAACCTCC CCTTCATGAAGTACTTTGCGTTGACCATTTATGGTTGA